From the genome of Winogradskyella forsetii, one region includes:
- a CDS encoding MATE family efflux transporter, giving the protein MSTAITLKQINKLAIPALISGVSEPILSLTDAAIIGNMEQNATVSLAAVGIVTTFLSMLIWVLGQTRSAISSIISQYLGAGNVEAVKNLPAQAIFVITGLSLIIIAVTFPLASQIFKLYNASGSILDFSVDYYRIRVFGFPFTLFTIAVFGTFRGLQNTYYPMLIAISGAVSNIALDVILVYGVEDVIPAMHIKGAAYASVIAQLIMAFLSAFYLLKKTDIPLWVTLPFNTEMKRFTLMILNLFIRTIALNIALYFGTSFATKYGESYIAAYTIAINLWFLGAFLIDGYASAGNILSGKLFGAKAYKSLIELSNKLIKYGILMGLFMGLIGAVFYYPLGNIFSNDEKVLSKFYDIFWIILAMQPLCALAFIFDGVFKGLGKMKYLRNVLLFSTLLVFVPVIYWTDSLDYKLYGIFIAFTLWMVARGLPLIIKFRKTFKTLAQKS; this is encoded by the coding sequence GTGAGCACAGCTATAACCTTAAAACAAATCAATAAGCTCGCCATTCCAGCATTAATTTCTGGTGTGTCCGAACCTATTTTATCTTTAACCGATGCCGCTATAATCGGAAATATGGAACAGAATGCCACTGTTTCATTAGCAGCTGTTGGTATTGTTACCACATTTTTATCCATGCTAATATGGGTATTAGGACAAACCCGAAGTGCCATTTCTTCAATTATTTCTCAGTATTTAGGTGCTGGAAATGTTGAAGCTGTCAAAAACCTACCTGCTCAAGCTATTTTTGTTATTACCGGTTTGAGCCTCATAATCATCGCAGTTACTTTTCCTTTGGCTTCACAGATTTTTAAACTTTACAATGCTTCTGGAAGTATCTTGGATTTTAGTGTGGATTATTATCGCATTCGTGTTTTTGGCTTTCCGTTTACCTTATTTACCATTGCTGTATTTGGCACGTTTAGAGGACTTCAAAACACCTACTATCCTATGTTGATTGCGATTTCAGGTGCGGTTTCCAATATTGCCTTGGATGTCATTCTTGTTTATGGTGTTGAAGATGTTATTCCTGCCATGCACATAAAGGGAGCTGCTTATGCAAGTGTCATTGCCCAGCTCATTATGGCATTTCTCTCGGCTTTTTATTTGCTTAAAAAAACAGATATTCCTTTATGGGTAACCTTGCCTTTCAATACAGAAATGAAGCGGTTTACTTTAATGATTCTTAATTTATTCATTAGAACCATAGCCTTAAATATTGCTTTGTATTTTGGAACGAGCTTTGCCACAAAATATGGCGAAAGTTATATCGCAGCCTATACCATCGCCATTAACCTCTGGTTTTTAGGGGCTTTTCTTATCGATGGTTATGCAAGTGCTGGCAACATTTTATCGGGAAAATTATTTGGAGCAAAAGCGTACAAAAGCCTCATTGAATTGAGCAATAAATTGATTAAATATGGTATTCTAATGGGACTTTTTATGGGGTTAATAGGTGCTGTTTTTTATTACCCACTAGGAAACATATTCAGTAATGACGAAAAAGTACTCTCTAAATTCTACGACATATTTTGGATTATTCTGGCCATGCAGCCTCTATGTGCCTTAGCCTTTATTTTTGATGGTGTTTTTAAAGGGCTTGGTAAAATGAAATACCTTAGGAACGTACTTCTATTTTCTACACTTTTGGTTTTTGTTCCCGTTATTTATTGGACAGATAGTTTAGACTATAAACTTTATGGTATTTTTATAGCTTTTACGCTTTGGATGGTGGCGCGTGGATTGCCATTAATCATAAAATTCCGTAAAACATTTAAAACCCTTGCTCAAAAATCTTAA
- a CDS encoding 2OG-Fe(II) oxygenase produces MSKLFEAIPFVENVLYEKIISDISTQKYSIIDDFFTDAEVLALRESLLHKHEEDTFKKSAIGNKVNEVVKKAVRGDIILWIDERFINAAEQLFFNKINDLKDYLNLTCFLGINQKEFHYAIYPKDTFYKRHLDTFQNDDRRKLSFVCYLNSEDWKPENGGELVLYLDKEDKVIYPFPGKVVIFESQIIEHEVKPVNTPRMSITGWLKTR; encoded by the coding sequence GTGAGCAAGCTGTTTGAAGCTATTCCGTTTGTTGAAAATGTACTGTATGAAAAAATCATTTCAGACATTTCGACGCAAAAATACAGTATTATAGACGATTTTTTTACCGATGCTGAGGTTTTAGCATTGCGTGAGTCGTTGCTCCATAAACACGAGGAAGACACCTTTAAAAAATCTGCAATAGGCAATAAAGTGAATGAGGTGGTGAAGAAAGCGGTAAGAGGCGATATTATTCTTTGGATTGATGAACGTTTTATTAATGCTGCTGAGCAATTGTTTTTCAACAAAATAAATGATTTAAAAGACTATCTTAACCTAACCTGTTTTTTGGGCATTAATCAAAAAGAGTTTCACTATGCCATATATCCTAAAGATACGTTTTATAAGAGGCATTTAGATACTTTTCAGAATGACGACAGACGCAAATTATCGTTTGTTTGTTACCTTAACAGTGAAGATTGGAAACCTGAAAATGGAGGGGAATTGGTTTTATATTTAGATAAAGAAGATAAAGTTATTTATCCTTTTCCTGGTAAGGTTGTAATTTTTGAAAGTCAAATTATTGAGCACGAAGTAAAACCAGTAAACACGCCAAGAATGAGCATAACGGGCTGGCTAAAAACACGTTAA
- a CDS encoding hybrid sensor histidine kinase/response regulator, which yields MKRILLLTCLLASTLYAQKSAFDPESSTGQLFEYSEYVHVDKTDYTIEEVLNNKELSYKKLESANHDFGFTSDNYWIRFRLKNTSDSETSYYLKTGRPITDVINLYEIKPEIRTFKNGDQNAFSERDVEHREIIFKIDLPAQAEQLFYMKMTSDGEAINLPLTLYDESSFFIDNYKQQLFLGLFYGVLLLAGFIYLFFYSSLKNRTFLYYGIYVFSIALMQAALDGFIYQYLFPNGGFFNSRMVLITAISSNFFLLKYCEHFLNVKFNLPNFKKAYNAIYASLAIVFLMLFISPKTFELAYPISNINGLFSLMLILATVFTMWYKRISVDIYFSLGILFLVIGLLGFVMNNLGLLQSNFYTLNSSKFGSGIEVVLLSLSMTNLIKKLRQDNEKSQALALKKSEEISELKTYFMSNISHELRTPINAIMGMAESALSDTNNDKENIEKYQIIKNASMSLLSNVNDVLDFERIEKNELHLKEEEFNPVSILKDISNNWKFEAQKKELNYSFEMDSEIPLKVCGDADRFAQIINNVLANAVKFTNEGHIFLKLKCLTKPNSITRFYFQISDTGVGMDEESKNHIFDSFNQMRLNNKRQFGGIGLGLTISKHLISLFNGTLQVESVAGEGTDVFIEIPLVRIASESVEEDTSKVLKTIDTKLNILIVEDNKLNQMVMKKLLSSFPDASFTVAENGKEAITALKNDVYNLILMDLQMPIMDGYEATAIIRSGDLGKLITSIPIIAVTADATEATKKRTLALGMNDYMTKPVKKDLLFEKISNCINTHNLNVA from the coding sequence ATGAAACGAATCTTACTATTAACCTGCTTGTTAGCATCAACATTGTATGCTCAAAAATCAGCTTTCGATCCTGAAAGTTCCACTGGTCAACTATTTGAATATTCTGAATATGTCCATGTAGATAAAACGGACTATACCATTGAAGAGGTTCTAAATAATAAAGAACTATCCTATAAAAAATTGGAATCTGCAAACCATGATTTTGGTTTTACCTCTGATAATTATTGGATAAGATTCCGATTGAAAAATACTTCAGATTCTGAGACGTCTTACTATCTAAAAACAGGACGGCCAATTACCGATGTGATTAATTTGTATGAAATTAAACCAGAAATCAGAACATTTAAAAATGGCGACCAAAATGCCTTTAGCGAGCGTGATGTAGAACATCGTGAAATTATTTTTAAAATAGATTTACCGGCACAAGCAGAGCAGTTGTTTTACATGAAAATGACGAGTGATGGTGAAGCCATAAATCTCCCACTTACGTTATATGATGAATCCTCATTTTTTATAGATAACTATAAACAACAGTTATTTCTAGGTCTTTTTTATGGTGTTTTATTATTAGCAGGTTTTATATACCTCTTTTTCTATAGCAGTTTAAAAAATAGAACCTTTTTATACTATGGTATTTACGTGTTTTCTATTGCCTTAATGCAAGCGGCTTTAGATGGTTTCATCTATCAATATTTATTTCCAAACGGTGGCTTTTTTAATAGCCGAATGGTGCTTATAACCGCTATCTCCTCAAATTTCTTTTTGCTTAAATATTGTGAACATTTTTTAAACGTAAAATTCAACTTACCAAATTTTAAAAAGGCATACAATGCCATTTATGCTAGTTTAGCTATAGTGTTTTTGATGCTTTTTATAAGTCCAAAGACCTTTGAATTGGCGTATCCAATTAGTAACATCAATGGTTTGTTCAGTTTGATGCTCATTTTGGCTACTGTGTTTACAATGTGGTACAAACGTATTTCTGTAGATATATATTTCAGCTTGGGCATATTGTTTCTCGTTATTGGATTACTTGGTTTTGTAATGAACAATTTAGGACTGTTACAAAGTAATTTCTATACCTTAAACAGTTCTAAGTTTGGTTCTGGCATAGAAGTAGTTCTGTTATCACTATCCATGACCAATCTTATTAAAAAATTAAGACAAGACAACGAAAAATCCCAAGCATTAGCTCTGAAAAAGTCAGAGGAAATTAGTGAGCTTAAAACGTATTTTATGTCTAATATTAGTCACGAATTGCGCACGCCAATTAATGCTATAATGGGAATGGCAGAATCCGCACTTTCTGATACCAATAACGATAAAGAAAACATAGAGAAGTATCAAATTATTAAAAATGCTTCTATGAGTTTACTGAGTAATGTAAATGATGTTTTAGACTTTGAACGCATTGAGAAAAATGAACTTCATCTCAAGGAGGAAGAGTTCAATCCTGTTTCAATTTTAAAGGACATTAGTAATAACTGGAAGTTTGAAGCACAGAAAAAAGAATTGAATTATAGTTTTGAAATGGATTCTGAAATTCCGCTAAAAGTTTGTGGTGATGCGGATCGTTTTGCCCAAATTATAAATAATGTTTTGGCGAATGCTGTAAAATTTACAAACGAAGGTCATATATTCTTGAAATTAAAATGTTTAACGAAGCCTAACAGCATTACTCGATTTTATTTTCAAATTTCTGACACAGGAGTTGGAATGGATGAAGAAAGTAAAAATCACATTTTTGACAGTTTTAACCAAATGCGCTTAAACAATAAACGTCAATTTGGAGGCATTGGTCTTGGGCTTACCATTTCAAAGCATTTAATCAGCTTGTTTAATGGAACACTACAAGTAGAAAGCGTTGCAGGCGAAGGAACTGATGTATTTATCGAAATTCCTCTAGTACGTATAGCAAGTGAATCAGTTGAAGAAGATACATCTAAAGTCCTTAAAACTATAGATACGAAATTAAATATTCTTATTGTTGAGGATAATAAGCTCAATCAAATGGTCATGAAAAAATTGTTGAGTAGTTTTCCTGATGCAAGCTTTACTGTAGCTGAAAACGGAAAAGAAGCTATTACGGCACTTAAAAATGACGTTTACAATTTAATCCTTATGGATTTGCAAATGCCTATTATGGATGGCTATGAAGCTACTGCGATAATTAGAAGTGGTGATTTAGGGAAGTTAATTACTTCTATTCCTATAATTGCCGTGACCGCAGACGCAACCGAAGCAACTAAAAAGCGTACCTTAGCCTTGGGAATGAATGATTACATGACCAAACCCGTAAAAAAAGATTTGCTATTTGAAAAAATTAGTAACTGTATCAATACGCATAATTTAAATGTGGCTTAA
- a CDS encoding GIY-YIG nuclease family protein — protein sequence MFTVYIIYSIKFDKYYIGMSSDTVIRLKAHNAGHVKSTKPYRPWKYIYQEEHKTRIEARNREKYLKSAAGRRWRKNNLGM from the coding sequence ATGTTTACGGTTTATATCATATATAGTATTAAATTTGATAAATACTATATAGGCATGTCATCAGATACTGTAATTCGGTTGAAAGCACATAATGCAGGTCATGTAAAGTCAACAAAACCATATAGACCATGGAAGTATATTTATCAAGAAGAGCATAAAACAAGAATAGAAGCTCGAAATCGTGAAAAATATTTAAAATCTGCAGCAGGTCGACGATGGAGGAAAAATAATTTGGGGATGTAG
- a CDS encoding universal stress protein, translated as MKTILVPVGSSKNAQSHLQYAVDFAKAFGAKIYVVQIYNVYTKAGTMIKIDHILEAESKSFLETHMASIDKKGVEVIAKTFKGKLIDTLEKVCKALEVDLIVLEPRTNSIKEEVYLGKTSGKIIKQTQIPALIVPEGYTFKPFSKLLLALKSATIKKENVLYPLKAIKTQFEADVSLLLVKTPHHKKHDFDVNDELKSIITTTTKAESPTTFMAFLEHYKENNPDLLCVVRRKRGFFTKLWEKNTILKKDFHSTKMPVLVLSGLK; from the coding sequence ATGAAAACGATATTAGTTCCTGTTGGGTCCTCTAAAAACGCACAATCACATCTACAATATGCTGTTGATTTTGCAAAAGCGTTTGGTGCAAAAATATATGTTGTTCAAATATATAATGTTTATACCAAAGCTGGTACAATGATTAAGATAGATCATATATTAGAAGCTGAGTCAAAATCCTTTTTAGAAACGCATATGGCGTCCATTGATAAAAAAGGGGTGGAGGTAATTGCTAAAACGTTTAAAGGGAAATTAATAGACACATTAGAAAAGGTGTGTAAAGCATTGGAAGTTGACTTAATTGTTTTAGAACCACGCACCAACTCCATAAAAGAGGAAGTTTATTTAGGAAAAACATCTGGTAAAATTATAAAGCAAACACAGATTCCGGCTTTAATTGTTCCTGAAGGTTATACGTTTAAACCATTTTCAAAACTTTTGTTAGCCCTAAAATCCGCTACGATTAAAAAAGAAAATGTCTTGTATCCATTAAAAGCGATTAAAACACAATTCGAAGCAGACGTTTCGCTTCTTTTGGTAAAAACACCACATCATAAAAAACATGATTTTGATGTCAATGATGAATTAAAATCTATCATTACTACAACCACAAAGGCTGAAAGTCCTACAACATTTATGGCTTTTTTAGAGCATTACAAGGAAAATAATCCGGATTTATTATGTGTAGTAAGACGAAAAAGAGGATTTTTTACTAAGCTTTGGGAGAAAAACACCATTTTAAAGAAGGATTTTCATAGTACTAAAATGCCTGTTTTAGTTTTAAGTGGGTTGAAATAA
- a CDS encoding GNAT family N-acetyltransferase, with the protein MIRKAEEKDIDCIISITKACAKHMISKGIYQWNANYPNAKAFENDLKRNELYVLEINHQVSGCLVISTLMDKEYVPIKWLTSNKNNIYIHRFAIHPKHQGLGFAQQLMAFAEQFAIDNNYSSIRLDTFSQNKRNQKFYELRGYKQLGDIYFPKQSEFPFHCYELVL; encoded by the coding sequence ATGATTCGTAAGGCAGAAGAAAAAGATATTGATTGTATTATAAGCATCACAAAAGCCTGTGCTAAACATATGATTTCCAAAGGTATTTATCAATGGAATGCAAATTATCCGAATGCAAAAGCCTTTGAAAATGATCTAAAACGAAATGAGCTTTATGTTTTGGAAATCAACCATCAGGTTTCTGGATGCCTTGTGATTTCTACTTTAATGGATAAAGAATATGTTCCTATTAAATGGTTAACCTCAAATAAAAACAATATTTACATTCATCGTTTTGCTATACATCCAAAGCATCAAGGATTGGGCTTTGCACAGCAACTTATGGCCTTCGCAGAGCAGTTTGCTATTGATAACAATTATAGCTCCATTCGATTAGATACCTTTTCGCAGAACAAAAGAAACCAAAAGTTTTACGAACTTCGCGGTTATAAACAATTAGGCGATATTTATTTTCCAAAACAAAGTGAGTTTCCCTTTCATTGTTATGAACTAGTATTGTGA